The genomic segment gggATATTAGTggtagagctacagtccatgacggattggtcaggacaccggatgttggttatattGAGTAATTAGAATtgaaattcttctattacggaattcgatataggaacaccatatttggttatatcgagtaataggatcagagttccttctattacggaattcgatataggaacaccacatttggaaaccgggatccctagactaggattgagtctagtctgaattgtagatttgtaattatgtttcagattttgatacatattactgttacctgattacatgctttatatttgtttatatgatagcatgtttcgttgatttatactgggatttattctcaccggagttatccggttgttgtcttgtctgtatgtgtacatgacaacaggtgagacatgatcagggtccaggagatgaggagagatcgtgattagagtggaggctccggacttggattatgatgtataatagggttatAACACtcgacattagttgttaaaccttagtttagttgaatgcatgcagtacatgacttgtattgtattttatactgatatgtatataagtttgatttcactacgttccgcatttttaaaaaaaataaaattttagaccctattttataattgattaattagtcccaaaaatgattaagaatttgattagcgtccgagtccccacaataTATGAACATAAAGAACCTGAAATTCAAGTTGAAAAGTCAGTAGATTAGATGAATAGTGGAAGACACTTTGGACTTAGCTATGTTCAACCTAAGAGAAAAGCTTTTCAGCAGACTAGACCTAGCAAAGTATGTCTCAACAAAGTATGTATCAGTGTAGGGTAAACATCATCGATTCTAGAATATCCAACCAGTTCAAAAGACGATTTCTCCATATTTACCCGTGCAATTTTACTCGGTATGAAGTATCAAACAagttctcaactgattaagTTTGAGAAAGTGCTCAAAATGAGAAATCTTTTATGATTAACAAAATTCAAAATGACCGTAGTACTGAATTTACTAACAAAACTCATGAGATCTATTTAGATGCGAATGTTGAACCAGACATAAATACTCAACAACAAGAACTCGTAAAATAAATTGTGTGATGAAAGAAGAAACAAGACTATAAAAGAAACTACAAGAACAATGCTAGCTGATTCAAATATTTATCAATGTTTCTAGGTAGAaacagtaaacactgcatgctatacTTAAAACAGAACAATGGTAAACAAAAGAGCCGGTAAAACTCCATATGAAATTTGGAATAATGTGAAACCTGATATTTCTTACTTTAATGTATTTGGATATAAATATTTATCCATAATAATGAGAAAACTCATATATCTGCTTTTGATGTCAAGTCCAATGTTGGTCTGTTTCAGGGATATTCTGCAGTTATTAAAGAATTTAGAGTATTTAATAACAGAACACTAAATGTGGAAAAACAATTCGTGTAGTTTTGATAATCAGTTGATATTCCAAACAATATAACTTACATGATTTTAGTAATAGAATGAAAAtcacactacaacaaaaatggcttTCCGCAGCGCGCATATGGGCTTTCCACAGCGCGCATTGCACGCTGCAAAGTTACAAGCTGTTAAAAGTTTAAGATTATCCAAAGCGTGCAATGCCCTCTGTTCATACTATTATCAACGACGTGCAAATAACGCTGTTAATACAACTTTCCACAGCGTTCATGCGTACACCGTTAATAGTCATAAAAAAACAAagtattagcgacggttttggatAAAACCGTCGCCTCTTAGCGACGGTTAAGAAAAGAAACGCCCGCTAATATAGCAACGGTCTTAAAAtaaagcgacggtttaaaatttCGCGACAGTTCtaaaagccgtcgctaaattttgcgtaaatataaaaaaaaattttacttttataatttaataaattttaataaaaaatacaattaaaaaattaaccaaaaattgaaacaaaaacatgtatctaaatcgaaactaaaatcatataaacatagaAAAATTTTATGTGTTGTTTAATGGTGTGAAGTACAATGGAACGGAAATCGGGTTTAAATAGATAATTTGTGCTTTGTTGCGACGGTTTATtactaaaccgtcgccgatgtttgtcatatagcgacggttatttttTAACTGTCGCGGAtgttaaatcggcgacggttttagatataccgtcgctaaatgtggtGCCGATGTATgtcatatagcgacggttattattTAATCGTCGCGAAAGTAAAATCGGCGACAGTTTGAAATaagccgtcgctaaatgtggccTTAACTCATTTTTCGCAGCCGTCGCCCATGTCAATCGGAAAATGTGGCCTTAaatcgaaattagaactcattTTCGGCAGCGTGCTAATAATATGCAAGCCGTGaataatactattaacggcgtgtgcttaatgtacgccgttaatgtctgaacacgattttttttaaaaaaaatgatttatttttaacagCACCCATAAACTTGTACGTCGTTAATAATACTATGAACGTCGTGCGTTTATTGTGCGCTGtcatttatacaatttattaacAGCGCACAAATGCATGCTGCAAatattactatccgcagcgtgcgtttaatgcacgccgtccatagtaatatccgcagcgtgcttttaatgcatgctgttaatagtatcaaattactatccgcagcgtgctttatATGCACGCCGTCCATAGTACTATCCGCAGTGTGCTTTTAccgcacgccgttaatagtatcaagtgcaacactattaacggcgcacaggtgggtgcacgccgtgaaaagtagaattcgcagcgtgcttttaatgcacgctgttgatgacgtgctgcggaaagtcgtttttcttgtagtgtcatTCATTTAGACCTACATGACAATGATGATAATGTAACTAAGCCAAAAGATCTATTCAATCTCCTGAACCAGAAGTTTTTGATCTGGAACTAGTAGAGCAGATCAGCAGAGATCAAAACAACGAGGAAGAAAACAACATTGATCAAGAACCCCTTCTTGAAGTTCCAATACATAATGATGATCATCTGCAATCAAAGAAGGATATTTTTTATCCTTCTCTCAGGTGGAGTAAAACTCATCATCCTTATCTGGTAATAGGTAATCCTTCATCTCATTTTATAGCTAGAAGgaaaatgataaatgaatatATGTCTACTGCTTTCATATCTAAACTTGAACCTAATAagatagataaagcccttgttGATATTAGTTGGATAAAAGCTATGTAGGAAGAACTAAATAAGTTTGAAAGAAACAAACTATGGAACTTCACACCTAAACCCAGTCATCAATCTTTTATATGAGCCATatggttttaaaaaataattaaataaaggtTGACTTGTAATAAGAAATAAGGTAAAATTAGTAGTATAATGATTTAGAGAAGAtgaaggaatagactttgatgaaaCATTTTCTCGTATTGTTGTTAGACTAAAAGTAATTAGAATATTTCTTGTTTATGCTGCTTTTAAGAAATTTAAgatatatcaaatggatgttaaaatgTCTTCTTGAATGAATTATTGCAAGAAGAATTTTATGTTGAAAAACTTCCAGGATTTATTGATCACACACTGACTAATCATGTATTCAAGTTGAACAAAGAATTGTATAGATTGAAGCAAGAACCTAGATCATGGTATGATATTTTATCTTAGTTCTTAATTAATCATGAATTTACTATAGGTTTTGtggataagactttgtttaaatttgtGAAAAtcttgtgcaaatttatgtggatgatatcACTTTTGGAAATATTGACCATCGATTGTGTGAGAAATTTGTCAATTTGATGTAAAATAAATTTGAGATAAGCATGATTAAATAGTTAATATTCTTCTTAAGATTGCAAGTTAAGAAAAATGAATTTGGAATCTTAATAAATCAATTGAAATATACAAAAGAATTGATGAAAAAATTTGACAAGGAAACATGTTCTACTATATCAACTCCCATGAATTCATCAATTAAATTACAAAGATTAAAGAGGAATTTCAGTAAAGATAACCATGTTTCGAGGACTAATAGGTTCACTGCTATATCTAACTGTCAGTAGACTTGTTATCATGTTTGTTGTTGTATCTATGCAAGATTTCAATTTggccctaagcaatcacattatCTTACTACAAAATGTATATTGAATAtctgaaaggaactcaaaatgttgtcttatggtatcccaaatattcaacatttaattaattggatattcagatgctaaCTATGCAAAGTGTAATCTTGACATGAAAGTATAAGTGGTtcttgtcaatttcttggtgacaATTGATATCATGGTTTAGTAAGAAACAGAATCGCATAGCTACATCAACAGTAGAAACTGAATATTTGGTTACTGGAAGTTCTTGTTCTCAGCTTCTATGGATTCAACAAAAACTAAGAAATTACAACATATATGACTCTTaatcacctatattttgtgacaacacaatTGAAATTGCGATCACATACAATGTTTCATTCAAGAACAAAGCCCATTAATATAAGACATCATTTAATCAGAGATAATGTTATGAAAAAAGATATCATACTGGAATAAATGTCTACTGAAAAACaaatatcttcaccaaaccgtTACccaagaataattttttttgcatttttgtaatattttagTATTAATcgatttttcttaattattcttaAGTTATTCATGTCTTTAGGGGAAATCATTTGACATTGTTAAACATTAATTCACAATTACATTGATAAAACAGAACATTCCGGTGAATTTAGGTCTTTGTTGGTCTTCAACACTTCTCTGTTCAGCAGCCATTATCATATAGTGTAAACAAATtgattcaaatataattattaacCTTTAAAGACAATCAAATATTACTCTTTTTATTAAATCCCTTAAATTTATCAGATTGGTTGCTTAACGGAAAgttaattttaaaaagtttGAAAATAACCACAAACATGTTGACACATCTCTTTGTGTTGGTCTTTTCCGGCTCTACATGTACTATTTCACCGCCTCATTCACCTCGACTGATTTTCTCAGCAACTTTTCATATTCTTGCATCATAATTCTCTTGGAAATCTTCAACCTTGAACATTCGTACTTTGATCCAATTTCACACTTTGTGCAGAAACAATGGAGGTATACAAGATGAACACTAAATAACTCAACTTCAAGTCTGACGTTTACAGTCTTATCTGCTTTCCACACGAGATTTAGCATATCCACTTTGGATGACGTTGTGAGTTCAATTGTCCAAGTGGCCCTTACGCCTGATGAAGAAATCGTTGATCCTCAGCAAGCTCATGTTTCGGAATAATCAGCACCAGCTCCTCCTCCAGAAATTCATTTGCACACTCCAATTCTTGAGCTTGGTTTATTCTCTTATGCTCAACAACAAGAAATGCACGAAATGAAAGATCATCCATCTTCTCCCCTCCAAATGAACCACAAGAAATTGCAGGTTCTGATGCTACTGCTGAGGAAAAATATGTTCAGAGAACCTCTCCTGTTCAAGCAGAAGAGTCATCAAGAACTTTCTGAAATGTCAGATAATGTGCAAAATGACTAGACAAACTTTCAAATCTTGaagaaacttattattttttttttttttaaacagattaatttttttaatcattttctTGAAGAAGGGTATTTGAGTCCTTTTAagaaagtaaataaataatttttaatacatTACAAGGCATCGGGGTTAAAGAATAATTTTACTAAAATCCCAAATTAATTTTGGTACATGCGTTCTCGCTCTAGCTTCCGAGCCCTAGAAATCAATCGTCTCTCCGAATATTCTGCCACTCCGGCAGTCGATTCCTCGTCCACCTCCATGCGAAAGCCTCAAATTTCGAAGCCCGAAGTGGTAGATATATCAATCTTGGATTCATTTTGAAGTTTATATGCTTGAGAATAATTgtcttattttttattatacgTTGCTgtaattttcaaataataaaagTCCCAGCTTTATGGTAAGTGAAGCTTAAAACATGTGTAGCTCAATTGCCATCTgggaagtttaaaatttggtCAATTTCTATATTTTTCTACCTCATTCAGTGTGCTGTTAAACTGCAGAGGAAGTGGATTGGTTAGCGAGCGAAACGATCTTTTTTAAGAGATGGCTATTGCGAGGACAGGGGTTTTTGTGGACGACTATGTAGAATGTGAGCTTTTCATTTCTATATAATCGCAGTGTTGGTTAAATTTTAGAGTGTGATGTTTATTATTTGTTGTTTCTTGGGTATTTAATGAAAGATTCTAGCACACTTCCGGGGGAGTTGCAGAGACTTCTTAACACCATTCGAGAGCTTGATGAACGCTCCCAAGGTTTAGCTGCTATTATTTGATGTAGTATATGTTAGTGTTTGTTTCTTTTGCATGATCGATTGCTAATGTTGTTGTACTAAAGCTATTGATATGAAAAATGACTAACATTGTCTCTGTATCTGAGTGTTCTCAATTAAGCTATGATAACTCACACGAGGCAACAAACCAAGTACTCTCTGGGGTTGGCATCTCAGGTGAACTCTATGTGGAGGAAAAACAAGGAGGTGGAAGAGGATGATGAGGATAAGATTTTTGAAAAGCTTCGAAAGGAGATTGAGGTGAACCAGGACAATGCCCTTAGCCTTTGCACTGAGAAGGTTTTACTGGCTCGACAAGCTCATGACCTTGTAAACCcttctatatatattttccatTGTTGCATTGATTACTAGTTTCGCGCGGAATGTTTCTTTTccatttattttgtttattttctgCGTTCAATGTTTTAATTGACTTGCAAAGTAGTAGTGTCAGTGTTTGGTGTTTAACTGCATTTTTCGGTCACCACTGCTTGCTCAGTGTAATACCTTTCAACAAGCTTCGGCTCCTTTTGTCACTTCTATATGTGTTTTCTCTCTTTATCTTGTTCCCATGTTTGGAGACTGGAAAAAGGTACGCTTTTCGTTGGCTTCTTGTTTCTAGGTTTTGGGTGGTGAATTAAGGAAGAATTCAGCCTGCTATCTGTTGTGGCCATGTCTATATACTAGGGAAGgtgataatatttattttttgcgACTTTCCAACAGATTGACAGTCACATAAGACGTCTTGATGAGGATCTGAACAACTTTGCGGAAGATCTGAAACAAGGTACTCCTAGGGATTTTGATATAGTGTGTTCTAGTTTGGAAAACAGCTAGATAGGtatttttttagtaaatttagtCGGGGCCCTGTGGCTTGTAAAAGTTTGACAAGTTCTTTATTGTGGATTTCCAAGATCACATGATATTCTTTGTTGTGGATTTCTGAGTTTGACAAGTTCTTTGTTGTGGATTTTAACATAGTGTATTGCTTTGAAAACAACTAGATATTACTTTTCTACTACAAGGTCTAGGAAGTTTTCATTCTGAATGGTACTTAGTACCCAACGGTAATGCCAGCCCTTTATGGACCGACAAATTGTGTGAGCTTATGTCTATGCGTGTGTAGTTTCTAAGCCCAACAAGGTGGGTGTGAGCTAGTTAGCCAACATGCCTGTTTCTAGCATAGCTTGCCAAAATGATTATAATTGATGATGGATCATGTCCATAATAATTTTTGCAGAAGGTAAAATAGCACCAGATGAATTGGCTGTGCTTCCTCCATTACCTTTAGTTCCTAAAAACGAAAAGCGTAGGTTCTACGGAACTCCTCAATCAAAAAGGATTGATTACAGGGATAAGGATTGGGACAGGGAGCGCAATAGAGGTTTGGATCTCATGCCGCCTCCTGGCAGCCTTAAGAAAGAATTTGCTTCTGTGGTTGAGCTAGATCAACCCATTGATCCAAATGAACCTACTTACTGTGTTTGTCATCAGGTCCTGACTTCCGTATCCCCGATTTCTAGTTTGAGTCCACTGCTTCAGAATTAACACAATGTTGTATGAAGCACTACTGAAATACTTGTTGTGCAGGTTTCTTTTGGTGACATGATTGCTTGTGACAATGAAAATGTAAGTTTATTTTCCCTTCTTTTTCTCCTCTTTTCCctgaactttttcaaaaatagtcTTTTTCTTTCCTGTTTGGACCATTTAGTCTTATTAGAAATGGGACCAATAATTCTTGAATGCCTGTTAGAAGAGGTTGGCAGCTTCCATGAATCGTTGCTACATTACTGAAATATATTCTTTTGGAGTAATGTACTCAAGGCATGGTTTAAATATATTGAACGAAGGGTGGGAATAATTTGGGTGTAAATATTTGCGATTACTTGTTAAAATTGAAATGGACTTTCATGGGTACATTTTTCACTCTTGGGTTTTGTTGACAGTGCCAAGGGGGTGAATGGTTTCATTATGCCTGCGTTGGCCTCACACCAGAGACGAGGTTTAAAGGAAAGTGGTTCTGCCCGACCTGCAGGCTATTACCACACTGAAGCTATTTCATTGTTAACTGCCGTTTGCTGTTGGCATAAACGGATTGTCTTCCTCGTAAAAAATTGTTGATAGAAAGGTTTTATTTTCTCTTTACAAAAACTCATTCTAATAGCTGTATACCAAGAAGATCAATTTCTTGAAATCTAGTATTTTTTCCCCAAAATTTCTTTGAAGAACTTGATTTTCAGACCAATACATTTATACATGCCCAAACCACAGAATTCTTCTAGGATTATTTATTCGTGAAAAATGCCATTACTGTTCAAACCTTGTATAAATTGAACCAAAATTTTTCGTTGTTAACACCATTTATACAGAATCAACATAATTTCTCCCTGTATCAGTCAATTTGATCAGATTTCTAACAAATAAATTTTAGAATCGAATTTTTAAGATTGGAAATACTTAAATACAACAATGaataaatcaatttttttagtGATAACGATAGCAGACAGCATATCTTTGTCCTCGAGTACAATCTTTTCATAGCATTTTTTTACTTGCTCCCATAAATGAATATTATATCTGTAAAGTATGGGGTGTATTTTGTTTAACAGTGAAACAAGGAAGATCGTTGAAATCGTAAATttgtatttatcataattaattGTTAAATGTTACAATATTTCAGACAACATGCGGCAGAATATATaagtttgtaacacaaattgTCTTTAAGTAAAGACGatggaataaaataattttacacAAGTATAAATACCGCAGTGaggtataaatacttgtgcggtctCTTAGGACAAAAAATATTCACTAGAAAGCCAACTAGTTTACATAAAAGCTATCACTAGTGATTTTAatcaaaaatcaatttcctcaacacgtTGAGAAAATTAAATGCTCCTAAAACAAAGAACAACATTAAAACAATATATAAGGAAGCAAAATACGATGTCAAAACTGGAGCAACAAAAAGAAATCTTCAGCCAACTCCTTCACAATTGTTGTTAGCAGATGTTTTCACAATCACAGCAACACGTGGATTCAGCACTCTTCGATTAACAACAACCTTGTAGATTGTTTTCTTCTAAAGTTTATGGCGTGGTGCAAGAGTATGTATATGCTTATGCGTAAATCACCCCCCTTTTTCATGAAATGAATTCTCTTATTTATAGCCCTATGGTTTATCAACAAAGAAACCTATACAATATGAaaaataagagttttattagAAACAAACTCTTTTTAAACAAAGATACCATATCACAAAAATCTTAGCATAATTATCACATTATCTAGAAAGACAAAATCTTAGCATAATTATCACATTATCTAGAAAGACAAAATCATATCAACAAGGAAAAAATAATCTTGGGAAATAAATTTAATACGAAAATTATATTTCCCCCCAATCTCTTCCTTTTTGCATTTATAGAAAAAATGAGATCAAACTCAATTTCTCAGTTAAACTCCagttaactcccccttaatatgAGAATTTTTATCCCtctaaataaaatcaagttaGCACGGGTGTTGTTAGTTGTGTTAGCAACACAAGAGACAACACCTGCAAAATATCATTAACTGTTCATTAAAACAGAGTAAAAACAGAAACATATCAGGGAAAACAAAAActtttatcaatcaaatcagatataaaCAACCATACTATCAGAGCAAAACATTAAAAGagaaaacataaaaaatatcaGATAAAAATCATTTGATCCTTTCAATTCGCAGTCCCTTCATCAGCATCTTCACCATTCTTGGTGCTAGATGGTCCAGCAACATCAACATCGGCATCAACATCAACATCAGCTTGGGTTTGAATTTGAGTTGCATCTCCTCTCTTTTTTTGTCAAGAATGGACAGCTATCTCCATAGTCAGTCGATAGACAACAACGAAGTTCTCATAGTAGACTAGATCAGCTTTGCCCTGAATTATCTTGGCCAAATCATGGTCTATCCGGGCTTGGATGACAGTCGTTGAGAGCATTACATATCCTATAGATCCGGTAATATCGTGAGTACTTTGAGGGATATCATCTGCAACATGAGAAGAATGAGAATCAGACCATGGAAGATCAATCTTCCGATTACCCTTGAAGAAAGCCagagaaattttaaatttatcacTAATGTCAGAGAGTTGCTCATCAATGTCCCGAACAAATCCTTGAGATATAAGCATTCCATAGATCAGTGAGAGGAACAAGAGCTTTGATGCTTTGAGGCCTCTTTCAGCATATTGAAGCACAATCTTAAAGACTAGCTTCCCAAAGTTAAACACTCCTTTAGTCCCAATGGAGTATAGAACCAAAGCTTGGCTTCGGGTCACGATGGTGGAATTTGTAGAAGGTGGCCAATTTCGGATGGCCAGTTTGTGTAACACCAAATAAAAAGAGGTCAATTTTGCAGCTGAGTGCCGTTGTGGATGTGCTGGGAATTCGGTGATAAGACCCCCAGTGAGTGTGGAAGTGACATCGTGAATGTCAGGAGGGAGTCCATCTACAAAATCGGTTGGTGTATGGCAGTGCAGATTGATTGCAGCAGGATTGAATTCATAAATTTTGTCTCGAACAAATACTTTCCCATATTTAGCTGATCTTAATCACCGACTCCTGGTGATAGATTGGCATAGAATTCCAGCACCGGTTTGCGACAAAATGGTGTGACGACTGAAACCGTTGAATAAAGCTGGAAATCCATAGGAAATGCTGTCAAAATTttaaagattgtaattttgagatttgTATGCTTTAATAAATACGAGAATTaatacatcaaacttaaatttatcatatttatgtattattttatctatttattagtttgaaataattacaattacactaaagataaaaaaattcttaagCCTGTGCTAATCTCGTTTAAGCTTGAAAAGCTTGGAACTCGACATCCGCGCTTCAGGGTGCTTCACACTTTTTAGAACCTTGCCAAAATTATGTCATTAACATATAATTGGTAGATAAGGATAACACCTTtagacttttgaataaaaagagttttgtcTACTTGACCTCGTTTGAAGCCCATTTCAATTAGATACTCAGTCAGTCTTCCATATCAAGCACGTGGTGCTTGCCTCAAATCATAGAGTGCCTTTTTCAATTTTAAACACAATCCAAATGATGTGGATCCTCAAATCCTTTAGGCTGATTTACATATACTTCCTCACACAAAATCCCATTCAAAAATGCACTTTTGAAATCTATTTGAAAAAGTTTGATTTTCATGTAGCATGTAATTGCTAGCAATAGTCGGGCTGACTCAATACGAGCAACAAGAGCAAATGTCTCAATAAAATCAACCCCTTCAACCTGTGTGTACCCTTGAACAACTAACCTTGCTTTGTTTCGAATGATGTTTTCTGACTCATcggttttatttttgaaaatctaTTTTATCCCAATTCTATTTTTGGTCAGGAGGTAGAACTAAATACCATACATCATTTCAAACAAATTGTTCAAGCTCATCATGTATTGCATTGGTCCAAAACTCATCTTTTTATGCTTCATTGACATTTTTAGGTTCGGGATTTGaaacaaaaaatgaaaatcTGACCTGTGAGTATATAGTTATTATGTACACTAGTCCAACCATATTCCGATAATCgatattttctttcttttgagTTCGAACGTCTCCACGCACATTTCCAATTAAttgagatgatggatgatttttctggatTTTATTTGGAACGTTTTGTCCATCATCTACTGTATCATCATCAGTGTGTATTTCATCATCAGGTTCAGTGACTTCAATGTCACATGTTGTGCTAGGTGTTATAACATCTAGTGTAACACATGAATTTCCAGTAAGATTGGAATTTCCAGAAGATTATCCACATCATCTTCAGCTGTTTTCATTTTGAGATCTGCACagtcataaaaaaaaacattaactGATTCAATGATAGTCTTTGTTCTTAGGTTAAAAACACAATATGCACGACTATTTTTAGCATATCCCACAAATAGACACTTGTCACTTTTCGAATCAAATTTTGCGAGTTGATCTATGTCATTCAAAGTATAACAAACacaaccaaaaacatgaaaatatttaatgttATGCTTCTTTCCCATTAATATCTAATAAGATATCATGGTTGAACCACTTCTTAAATACACCCTATTCGAAATATGACATGCGGCGTTAAAGGCCTCTGCCGAAAAACGTTTTGAGATGTTCTTCGAAGCTAGCATTACTCTTGCCATTTCCTGCAATATTCTGTTATTGCGTTCCACTATGCCATTTTATTGTGGTGTTTTTGGAGCCGAATAGTCATGTGAAATTCTTTTCCTGTCACAAAAGGatgaaaataaagaattttCAAATTCCTTACTATAATCAGTCCTGATCCTTCTCCCATTCAAATTATGGAAGATTATAATCCTTGTGATTAACtgtttaaaaacataaaaaatgtcCGACTTTTCCCTAATAAAACTTACCTATGAAAAATGTGAGAAATCATCGacacacaaaaaaaatattccttACCTCCGAAGCTTCCCATTTCTATAGATACATAAGGTCCATGTGTAGTAACTCGAGACAacgtgttgtcccaaagtgaGGCAACACGAGGTGTGACCCACGAGTTTGCTTACACTTTCGACAATCCCCCCAAATATATGGTGTACCAGATGATATATTAGACATAACTCGTACTGCACCGTACTTACACAAATTCTTTAGGGTTTTGAAATTCACATGACCGAGTTTTTG from the Primulina eburnea isolate SZY01 chromosome 3, ASM2296580v1, whole genome shotgun sequence genome contains:
- the LOC140827091 gene encoding PHD finger protein ING2-like, producing MAIARTGVFVDDYVEYSSTLPGELQRLLNTIRELDERSQAMITHTRQQTKYSLGLASQVNSMWRKNKEVEEDDEDKIFEKLRKEIEVNQDNALSLCTEKVLLARQAHDLIDSHIRRLDEDLNNFAEDLKQEGKIAPDELAVLPPLPLVPKNEKRRFYGTPQSKRIDYRDKDWDRERNRGLDLMPPPGSLKKEFASVVELDQPIDPNEPTYCVCHQVSFGDMIACDNENCQGGEWFHYACVGLTPETRFKGKWFCPTCRLLPH